The genomic DNA AATAATTCCTCAGATTAACCTCTAACAAACTCTCTAATACAAATTCAAGTCAGCATGCTATGTGCAATGGGCCCTGCCAAGCTGTGCTTTACTCCTCAGAGCCACGTGAAAAGGGTGATGTGAAGGATAAGAAAACCGAggtaaggcccagagaggtgaagtgctTGGCAAAATCACAAATTACAACAGAGCACAGACAGGATTTAAACTCAGGTCGGCCTGACTGTAAAGCTCCAGCTTTCCTACTCCAGAGCTCAGCAGTCTAGGGAAATAAGGAGGTACAATAACACAGTGTGTGACAGGCTCTCCAACAGGGTGGGGAAAGTGCCACATGGGCACGGGAAGGTAAGAAGGTtaagaatgtgaaaaaatgtgCATAACAACACAACCAGTAAGAGGTATaaaaattttggttttcttcAAGGTTTGTCAAATTATTCAAATTTTTGTCAAATTATTCAAATTTCCCTCATCTTATTAGGGAGAAATCCAATTAAATTAAGCACAGTGACCTAATACACTACTGTGCATTTTAGAACTGTACGATATATCTGACAGtgatttttctgttacttttaaaTTCCTTTACAAGTAATTAAAGATAGAAAATGCAAAAGTCAGGTGTGCAACAACCAAAAATATGAGCCCAATTTTGCCCCAAAAAAGAAACTTCACCAAAAATGAATATATCATACtataaaaagatattcaaataTTGACTTACTTTCCTCCTCCGCTATTCAAAGCTGGTGTTGGCCTAGTAAGCAAGTCCGAAATCTGAGAGGATAACTTAGTCTTTGCTGCTGTTTGTTGCTGTACCCTTACTTCGGCTGCATCTGCCAAATGCATCAATGTCTTTCTTTCTGGGCTTTCTTCAAAATTCTTACAGCCAATACATTTGCATATTGAGGAACACATTATTTTTGCCTAAAAGATTTACAAAAGAAAAGCttccaaatcaaaaccaaaagacaTCACTATAGTAGACTCCACAATCAAGTCAATAGGTGACAGAGTTAGCTGGTCAACTGACATAGATAAAATGGAAACATCTCTTGTGACAAACACCAAAGGGGCCAGCTATGCATGTGCATAGGTCCAGTATTCTTGGCCACTCTGAAAGTGGCTATACTATGTTTGTTTGAGGCCTTCCACGCCAATTTTCCCCCACTATAGATTTTCCTCCTGATATGAATAACAAatgttcttttattaaaaaatgagtgATACAATATTCAAAAATAAGGGTCATTCAGAATCCAGCCACCTCAATCAAATCACCATTAACATGTTGGTGACCTCCCACttatgctaacacacacacagtatCATATCAAAGGAATTTCACAGAcactatttttattatgaataccTCCCCCTCCCTAAATAAATCCCCTGTCCAGAGTCCCCAAACCCTTCAACAGTCCGTATTAAACCAGTGTGTCCTTTCATGTAAAGATATATAaactatatgtatatttatgaaaaacacaggctttatgtacatatattaactcaccAATAcagaagtctttctttttttttgtttgttttacataatCATATACCCACTTTTCTGCATCTTCCTTTTCTCACACTATACTTCATGAAATCCCTCCCTCCAAGTCATCTGGCATAGGCTGAATTCATCCTGTTTAATGACTGGCTATTAATCCCTGGTATGGATGTGCCACATTTTATTTGGGCATTCACTTCTCTACTGATggtcatttgttttgtttccagttCTTGAGTTCCACAAACAAtgcataaaaacatttttttgtatatattacGCTTTTATTTCTATGAGCTAGGTTTCTAGAATTGGGCTCACTGCTCAAAGGgtacatgtattttaattttaatagatgtgGCCAGATTGTTTTTTCAAAAGGCTATAACACCTCACATCTCATTAGCAATGGATAAAGGAAGCCTTTCCTACATTCCCTCCAACAATGTATACTATAGCTCTTTTTAATAAAGTGAGATCTCGttctttaatttacatttcccagactcctaGTAAATTTTAGTATCTTTTGTTGGCTACTTTTTCTTGAGCAAACCCACATCAATTTAAATAAACAAGCCTACTGTCCTTCCTCTCTACAGTAAGATAAATGGATCATATTATGAACACACCTACCCTGCTCCTTTTTTACAATACACTAATAAATTCcatttaccaaaggaaaaaaaaaatggatataccTTTTGAGTTAACCGGCTTATTTACCAGGAGCCAGTCTGGGATCCAACTGAAGCAATACATAATAAGTATCTAATGGTGAAGAGATAAAATTCCTAACCTCCGGGGGAAGAAGACATACTGATAATGGTAATTTGGATTAAGTTTTAAGAATTATAAGAAAGGTACTAATAATGTCTAATAGGAACTCAGGAGGGAGAAATTACAAATACAAGTCATCCATTTAGCATTGCTAATTCAACTTctcttgtggccaaaaaaaaaaaaaaagagggaggggggaaaaggTCACAAGAAAAGTCACAATCACTTAAATAATGTGGACAGTCACTCATTCAATCAACAAGCCCTGAAAGGCGTGTGAAAGGGACATCAATGTCTTATCCAGATGCAGACCAACTGGACCAAAAAAGCCAAGTCAGTtcaaaagatgaacaacacaaactGTCAGACAACATCATAAGTAATTCACAGTGAGCCAACTGGCCACTGCTAGTCAGAGTTCACTGTATTCCAAGTTTTTCCATTGCTTGGTCTTTTAGAACAACATATTAGTTATTAGACATTGTTTATGTCCTGAATGTCAAGGATTTTATCAAAATAGATAGAGCAGCTTTCTCTCTTCTAACATATTTCAACCAGTCCACTGCCTTTTCTACTTCTATTAGTTCACAGAATTGTCAACCAGTTCAATTATTTAGTTCATGTATGTCTGAATTTCATATGCTTAGCATGTATTGATTGTTCAATGCCATATGCAAGAAAGGCTTTCTTTGCCCTTCTGACCCAGCTTTATAacagtttccattttctcttttttgtgtgtggaattGGTTTTATAGCTTACATGCTTACATATTCATGACAATTTTTGTATGATACGGTCTGTGAACAGAAGCCACCTATCTCATCAGGTGTGCAAACAAGAGTCAGTCTTTCCCAATGTGAATGAAAAACTGGCTTGTTGGACTCTGTGACACTGTTTAAGAGACTTTCAAAAATAATCTTGATTATGTGCAATTTTCACTCCTACTGACTTTAGGACTAACAAAATGTTGCTTTACTGTAGTTTTTGAGAGGAGTATTTGACCTCTGAAATATGTAAATTAAGAATTCACTACAGAGAGAATACAGTACACAAATCTTTACTACGACACACCTGGTATGGGGGTGGGGCACTGGGCTGCAGGTACGCGCTCCTAGAGCAGAGCACACCTGGCCAAGGGAGAGTGCAGTACTTGCTGGTATTACTTTACCAGGCCAGGCCTTTggccaaaactaaaataaggtTTCCCTCTGCATATGAAATCTGAACGAATGAAAATATAACAGATGAGAAGAGCCAACTGCCGCAGGAATGAGTTTCGGATGCACCAAGAAACCAATTGTAGTAACCTTGGATTAATCTTGGGTATGACTAGATTGCTTTCTTTaagctttgaaaataaaaataacaaactatATAGTACTTTGTCTGAAACAAGTGGATCATTTACACGGCATCTATCAAAGCAGAGTTTCAATATACATTTTCCAGAAAAGATGCTGCCTGACCCATAAATAAAAACAGCCAGTTGAGTGGGATGATTAGATGGTAAAATGGATGCAGTCACCTCACAGTAGCCAATAACCTCATCCAGCAATTACATATTCCTCCTTACCTATTTTTATGCTCACAAGGCAAACCTTCTAACATAATTTAATTTTCCACAGAGCAGTGTTCTTCAACAGGGCACTACTAGCATTTGGAACAAGATAAGACTATACTCTCAGGACTGCACCCTGAAATGCAGGCTATTATCCGTATATATTTCCGAAAAGTCTGTAGGGGAGAAACTGGGTAGTAATACCCCTCAGTGGAGAACCACTACTACAGAGTGTCCAGTCCACTTTGATGTTATTGTTATTGAAAATCAACAAACTGGTGCTGTGGTTTGCATACTTTCAGGTACAATGACCACGAAGTTATGAGCTGGTAACTCTGCTAATGAGACCCCAAGCTGTAATGACAAAACAAAGGTACTGTTACTCTGAAGCCCTGCTTGGGAGGCGAGAAGGTAGGTCTTCCTCAAATTAGGGCCCTTGGGCTGACTTTTCAAACTGCAATATTTTCAAACTGCAATTGCAAAGTAATTTCCCAGTTTACaagtaaattttttttgtatGCACTTTCTGAAGTTATTTTCAAAAGATGGTTAGATTATTTTTCCCAACCTCAACTCACCTCATAGCATTCACAGTAGTTTTTAAGACATCCTGATCGTTTGCAATTACATCCTTTGCTGTGACGTCGATCTgattctccctcctttcctttccctatCTTGGGCTTAAAAGCTTCTGGATTTCTGTCAAGGCATGCCTATCAAAACAGATCAAATATCAAGTGATGTTAAATCACAGTAGATTAAACTTAAATTCTGCAAAGGGaattaattttcttcataaaatacTTGAGCTCAAcaaaaaaacaggtgaaattgTAAACTTTTGTCAGTTAAATGAAACAAGAAATAATCACCTTTATTGCTTTTTGCCTTTCATTTTCATGTTCCAAGTTATTATAACAATTAGTACAATTGCAGTTGTTGCAAAATTCACCATTTGCAAAGCAATCACAGTATCTGGAATATAAAAATCATTGTAAGTCAtataaaaaagtcatttttaagaGAAACAAAACTAGAAATTATCATTATATATGCAGTAAAGCATTTTAGAAATGTATTCAGAGCCACCAACTTATAGAGTTAACAACAGGTACTGACAAGGCCCAAAAGTAAAGTCACCAGCTCCTAGAATTTTGGTTTAGAAACTTAGTTCCAGTAGTAACAGCTGTCAACACAAGAGCTATGTGATTTTTATGCACCCCAAAAGTAAGTTATTTCAaaatcacaaaaaggaaaaacatgggCTATATTCTATTATATTAGTGGAACCTGCTCACGTGAACTACTGTCACGTTTCTTTGGATTCTAAACCCCCATAAGACCACTGCTTTTTATTTAACTGTTTCACGTCAAATCTCTTCAGTACTAACAAGCAAATTAatcaacaagttaaaaaaaactactcagagtatcatctcatttaagaGACCAAATATAAAGGTCCTAAATAAGATCACATTTATTAGTAAGGACAGAGATCATGTCTGTCTCATGCAGCTGGATCCCTAAGCCCTACTCCAGTGCCTCATCTGTAGTAAAGACtctaaaattatttccttctgaataaatgaaagagtcTTTTTACACCGTCGTATGTGTTCATTCACTTGTATGTTTAATTACTTAGACTTATGAAATTGGTCCGTTAAGAATTTTTAGTTAACtccacttattttttatttttattttttttgcggtacgcaggcctcttactgttgtggcctctcccgttgtggagcacaggctctggacgcgcaggctcagcggccatggctcacggccccagccgctccacggcatgtgggatcttcccggaccagggcatgaacccgcgtcccctgcatcggcaggcggactctcaaccactgcgccaccagggaagcccaactccacttacttttaaaagcattttcagtTATATCAAATGAGGAAACAGCAGCAAAAGGACTTACAATTTCAAACACAGCGATTTTGTACAATTACAAGGCTTTCTGGGCCGACTGGCAGACTCTGATGGCATTATGCTACACAGacacaaacaaaaagatatacattttaatCAATTAAAGGTAACTATTTAAACTGAGAAAAGTCTCTAATCTGTAAATTCCTCCTAAAATAAAGCTTTAACAAATGTACCCATCTCTAATAAAAGTTTATGTTGTTCCATTTACATTAAGTTGAAAAGCAAGCTGTACCATGAAAAGAAAGGTAGAGAGCCAAgatatggattaaaaaaaaagaaaaggaagttatCAATAGTTTCTGAAGAACATTCCACAAAATATACTCTTTCTTCTAAGAGAACTAAAGTTGAAATCTCTAAACTCTTTGGGATTCAATTATGAAAGGTAGTAAGTAGAAAAGGGTGTGTGAAGTTGGAATttaggaggggagaggagaggtagACTGGTTCCATGTAATTAACTAAAGCACTGCTTCTCAATACTGCAAAGGCAGCAATtgacagattaaaaaacaaataagcaaaagaaaaagcaaagacctaaataacaatttaaaaactagttaatatcatttttaaaacatattaaggaggagacagagaaaaagagaaaagagagagaaaataacaaaTCACCTGTACCAGAACTGGTGAATCGGAGTAAAAGATAATTTGGGAGTTCTCTGACTATTCCTGCAACTTTTCTGtttaaagtatttcaaaataaaaagtaccgCAGAGGCACACTCACATggctttgaggggaaaaaaattaaatacatgtattttgaaatatatatgtatatttgatgTTGCATTTAACCTGATCAAACAACTTAACTTACATATATTCAAATAACTCACTCACCCATTGAACGGAAGCCTTGCTTGGGTCTGGATACCAGGTGTTCCAGTAAAGTTAGAGTTGCTTGCTATAGACACATAGGAAGACTGCTGTAGCTACATATAAAGAAAGGTAATTTCAGaccatatttacaaaaatagacaATACTCCTAAATATAATGATCGGTAAGAAGCACAAATTCATCtattaaaataggaaaaacagaACGGAGAATTTCATACAAACATACTCACTACACCTCATAGAGCTCTTCTAAAGACCCAAAACTAATACCAGAGGTAAAAACAATGTGGACATTTTAAAGTACTACATGGCATAAATGTAAGAAATTCTTTCACAGGATATCAGAATTAGGAAATTCCAGATGAATGTCCTGAAAGTACTGTAGTAAAATTTGTATTGGCTAGAAAAATGCAATGTGTCtacttgtaaataaaataaataaaatgtgatcatTTATCACAAGTTATAGAGAATGAGAAGTTACATACGTAATAGTTAAGTTTCTATTTTACACTGATTTCTAAACATAAGAAAAGAGATGCTAATGATAAAAATACTGAACACTAATTTTTTCAATCAGTAGCCACATAACATACTCCAAAGTACACTTCTTTAAAGTACACAGGTTTCTGTCTCTCTTATAATCTTGAGTAGATCAACTCAACAGCTTAGAATATGGTGCTAATTAATTTGCTAGAtttttacatgaaaaagaaaacaacttctaCCTTCTTCCTAGAAAGCAGCACTCCTAACCCAAGCCAGCCAATTGGATAATATGTGGCTTTGATTCCAAAGATAACCAGATGTCATCTAAAGATGACCAGATCTGGACAGATCACTACCGATATGTCACCTGGAAGTGCATCTCACAGTCTATTTTCCAAGAACAGGTGAGCGGCATCGTATTCATAATGTGAGGAGGAACTCCATTACAGTCACAGCGCTTTCTAAACTCACTGGGactctgctgattttttttttttttttttttttgcggtacacgggcctctcactgttgtggcctctcccgttgtggagaacaggctccggacgcgcaggctcagcggccatggctcacgggcccagccgctccgcggcatgtgggatcttcctggaccggggcacaaacccgcgtcccctgcattggcaggcagactctcaaccactgcgccaccagggaagcccgggactctGCTGATTTTAACTCAACGTATTTTCTCTTATATCTACATGATCTTGCCCTCCTACCAAACTGTTCTCAGCTCCAAATTGCCTGACTTGTATACTTGACTTGTGCTGTATATTTCTAAATactaaagatatataaaaataaactcagaagtTTTCATTAACAATTCAAGGTTTTGGAAACAGTCTAAACACTGAGTTAGATGTTTTTGAATAGTTTTAGAATGTGATAATGCTAGACATCTTAGACCCAATTAAACTTTTTGAAATGCGATGACTTAATTTTTTGCCCATACCTGAGTCACATACTGAGCAGGAAGCACCGCATAGCCTACATTCCCTGTTCCTGGAGCCGgtgccagcacagtgcctggtggcAGGTTCGTGAGGTTTGGCTGGATTTGTGGCAGTGGCGTGGCAGGCATGATAAGCCGCTGCTGTGGCTGGCTGGTGGTGACTATTTGGGAAGTTGGATTGATTGGTTTCGGAACAacctaaaaagaaaggaagtatgTCAATGACCACGAAAATAAATTTCACAGTTTCTCAATTCAGTATAAATCTCTTAAACTTAGGGGATTAAGAGGtccaaactattatgtataaataagctacaaagatatactgtgcaacacagggaatataaccaatattttacagtagttataaatggagtgtaaactttaaaaattgtgaaacactatattgtacacctgtaacttatataatattgtccatcaactatacttcaataaaaataaataaataaataaatctcttaaaTGTAAATCTtaactttcaattttaaaagtaaattgtcTGTTTGGGAGAGACTGAGAGAAGAAGTGATGTGATACTCACTTGTTTGACAGTCTGCGCTGAGACAAGTGGCACTGACATCCGCACTGGGGTGGTATTAACTACCACTGGCTTTGCTTTgtaaaaaggagggaggaaaaggacaGTTTGTTTAcagaaaatagtatttaaaacatttaagataCTTAGTTCCCTCAGGATATCCTCATGAGACAGCTTAAAGAATTCCACTGGTTTCCTATTTGGAGGAATCTTTAATCAAGACAGTtactttcaaaattctttaaCCCATCTAACTAGGGAACTTATATCTAAGGTAGCTATAGTCTATCCACTTTATGAGAGAATGTCTGTCATTTAAGATATTCTACTGAAAATACTTCAATCTGTATTCAGATGCTTTATATATTCACTACTAAATCCAGTGAGATGAAATGATGCATAAATTAAAAACTGCCATTCAGGAACTTGGGTAACAATGCTGTTCTATACTATTTCTAATTCTGTGTACAATTCATTATTTCCAGAGTACTACTAAAAGGCAGCATAGCAGCAAGGTTAAGAATATAGTCTCcttaattcaactatacttcaataaaaagtaaactaaaaaaaaaaaagaatgtagtctCCTAAATCATAAGACCCTGggggttcaaatcccaattctGCTGCTTTCTAACTACTTAAATTCTCTTTGCCTGTATCCCCATCTGCAATATAGGGATAGTATCTCCCTTACAGggtaagagaaataaatatgttaattcaTGAAAATTTACTACAACAGTGCTCAACagatagtaagtgttcaataaacattagttcCTATTACTGTTATTGTTCTTGTTGTTATTACAACCATTACTGCTACATAAATGTCACTGTAGACAGTGTTCCAGGGAAACTATAGTACAAGACACCTGCTCAAAGAGACTACATTCAAGTAGAGCAGATTAGATGAGtatccaaataaaataaacattattaaaaaaaaaaaaaagagaaagcactgTGGGAGAGCAAAGGAGACAGAACATACATCTGACTGGCAGGGGCTGGGAACGGGGAAAGCTGCATAGAGGACAGTGTCTGAGACAGTCCTGACCAATGGTCAGGCTGCAGAGCGGGCATACAGACTGGAGGAGGGCAGTTCACACAGAGGCAGAGCAAGAGAAGTGGAGGCTTGATGCTGGGCACTTCACAAAGTGCTACGGGACAGACCGGTTTGGCTGGAACCTAGGGTTAAAGTAGGCAagcactggcaaaaaaaaaaaaggcagactgTGGCTGTTTTGTTGAAGGCCTTGAATGTAAGGGTAGACATCTGTATATTTAATCTGTATTATTAATTCAGCAGGCAATGAGAAGTTTCTGAGGACTGTGATGTCCGGAAACATCACTGGAATGGCACAAAAAGAAACTGTACGCGGCAGCAGTATGTAAAATAGAACAGAGCtgcaagaaacaaagaaagttaGAAGAGTACAAAACATGAGAGTCTAATCTGCGGTGATGGCACTGGGAATGGAAAGGAGAGAACAGCTGCAAGAGACAGGGTGGAGGTGAAAGGACGGCAGGAACCGTAggtacaagggaaaaaaaatcggTTATCATGGAGCTTTCAAGTGAATGGGAAAATGACAGCtattagaatttaaaattcaAGGATGAGTTGATCTAAAGGGAAGATGAAACCTGACATGCAGAAATACAGTGATGAAGTTCAGGAAACAGGTTGGTACTAGACCTGTATGTTTGGATCAAAAGAAGTACCATTTCTAATACTGCCTACTGCCACTTCCTCAGT from Pseudorca crassidens isolate mPseCra1 chromosome 4, mPseCra1.hap1, whole genome shotgun sequence includes the following:
- the LIN54 gene encoding protein lin-54 homolog isoform X3, which produces MEVVPAEIAKKPRTPTSGPVITKLIFAKPINSKAVTGQTTQVPAIAGRVLSQSTPGTPSKTITISESGVIGSTLNSTTQTPNKIAISPLKSPNKAVKSAVQTITVGGVSTSQFKTIIPLATAPNVQQIQVPGSKFHYVRLVTATTASSSTQPVSQNPSTNTQPLQQAKPVVVNTTPVRMSVPLVSAQTVKQVVPKPINPTSQIVTTSQPQQRLIMPATPLPQIQPNLTNLPPGTVLAPAPGTGNVGYAVLPAQYVTQLQQSSYVSIASNSNFTGTPGIQTQARLPFNGIMPSESASRPRKPCNCTKSLCLKLYCDCFANGEFCNNCNCTNCYNNLEHENERQKAIKACLDRNPEAFKPKIGKGKEGESDRRHSKGCNCKRSGCLKNYCECYEAKIMCSSICKCIGCKNFEESPERKTLMHLADAAEVRVQQQTAAKTKLSSQISDLLTRPTPALNSGGGKLPFTFVTKEVAEATCNCLLAQAEQADKKGKSKAAAERMILEEFGRCLMSVINSAGKAKSDPCAMNC